AGCTAAGGTCCATCCATGAGTAGCTGCAAGAGCTAACAAGGTTCTTATAGTTGTATGTTTAGCCACTGGACTAAATATTTCTTGAAAATCAAATTCAGCCCTTTGAGTGTATCCTTTAGCCACCAATCTTTCCTTATACCTTTCAATAGAACCATCTGCATCAAATTTGACTTTGTATACCCATCTACAACCTATAGGCTTAGCTCCTATAGGTAAGGGGGTGATGGTCCAGGTTTGATTAGATTCGAGGACATTAATCTCATTTTGCATAGCATCATTCCAGTGATCAAATTGTATAACTTGATGAAAGGTTTAATGTTCATAAGTAGAGGAACATTGAGAATAAAGGATCTATAAGAAGGAGACAATTTATCATACGAAAAGTAATGCTAAAGTGGGTGAGAAGTAAAATAAGAGACTAAGGGAGAAACTGAATTGTTGTACGGAGGTACTGCATTCTTACCTTCGTTaggtggccatttaattctcttcaGCACCACTTAGACATGATTAAGGCTTCACGGGCTCTGTCTTTATACGGAAGCTAATGAACATTTGGGCCAAAATGCCCTAGGCCGGTTCAAGTCCTACTCGGCTTGCGAGGACAGGCTCTGAACTTGTATGAGGCTTGTTGCCGCGTATTGGGCCAGTGGGTAGCCCGACCTGGTCCCTTTCATATGGGTTGTATTAGGCCTAGTTATCCGTGGCTCAGCAGTTATCAATTGCCTCTTTACTCCCTTATTAATTATTCTATGATTAATGAGGGGGTAAATTACGAAATCCCTAATTATTTTTGCGCGGCTTTAAGAGAGTTCTGTCAAATATCCTTTCTTTTGTCTCCACCAATTTTGAATTTTCACTTTCACCTGTTGCTCTTCCTCTTGCACCGTATCTACTATTTCGCTTTCCCTCTTCCCTGTTATTTCAATTCTCTGATTCGAGTTACGTGTTCACTCTTATTATGGCTCCTACTAAGATACCCGCAGTGGACGGTTTAACCTCCGTTATTACTCCTTCCTCCCTTTTTCAACATTTTTCTCGCGACCTAGTAGATACCGAGATTTATAAGATTAGGGCGCCTCTGTGCAATGAGCAAATCTTCCTCCCTAACCCACCACCTGTGGGTTTGGTTGATGCTTAGCAGGGCTGCAATTTGGTCTTTTTTGTCAAACAACACGAATTCGGATTGACCTTTCCCTTTACTCCTTTTTTTATCGAGGTCTTCCAACGATTTAGGGTTACCCCCTAAATGTTGTCTCCTAACTCCATCCTATTCATGTGTAGCTTCGAGTTTATCTGTCTGTGTTGGGTTTTATCCCTTCTATCGATTTATTCTCCACCTTCTTTTGCTTAGTTAGGTTTGCCCAtaggttttattattttgtttcctGAGCCAGATTATCCATCTTTACTGGATATAAAGACTCGATTAAGGGTTGGGCAGAGCAATTCGTCATAGTCGAGTTGAAAGAGAGCTCAAGGATTGAGTGGGATGTTGACCTCTCTTGGGGGGAGGTGCCTTAGGTTTGCAATGAATTCCCTAGGCTAAATCTCATGGATTAAATCTGCCTTCTTCGACTGGCTTCTGTAAAGAAAaaatgatgtcgagaagtgcatgtttaTGTCCAACCTACGGGACTTCAATAAGCCGGTACCTTTAAGTTTTCCTTTTGTgtttttcttttgctattttgaATCTTGACTGAATTTGTGCTTCTTTTTCAGCCTCCAACGTGCCGATGGACAAAATCAAGCTCCCCAAAAACTTCACCttgtctcgggagaacatgaAGGACACTTTAGATGCTTTCAAGACCAACAAATCTATCTCATGTAGCTAGGGAGGTTTTTCAGGCTGCAGCTTCAGTGTCGTCAATTCTTCCTTCTGTTCACGCCCTTACACCTTCGTTGGCTTTAGTACCGATGTTAGGAGGTTCTTGTTCTACAGCCTTCAGGATATCGGTTCCTCCCAAGATGTCAACCTTCTCTAAGGCTCTTGCTGCCCCAAAGGAGGCCCCTAAAGAGCCCCCTAAAGAGCCTATTGTTGTTAGCGAGTCTCAAGAAGACAACTCAGAGGAGGGCTCCAAGTCTCTAACTCTGAGTGTCTCTCCTATCCGGATAGTAGGTAATATTGTCATTGGGGGCAAGACTACCAAGCGTGCTAGGACCTCGAAACCTGTGAAGTTAGACCCCTTCCCTTTTGTCCACTAGGGAAAGAGGGTGGTAGAGAACCTTTCTTCTGCCCCTAACAACAAGCGACTGAATGTTGCTGAGGTTAGTCCCGACTCCACACTGGCCTACCCTTCTATTCTCTTTACCCGTCAAAATCTTTGCCCATGCATTTTTATTGGATAGCTTGACTCCTAAGTAAATATAGTTTggcattaatatatatatacaaggcattaaaattctttttctgctcatttatagaaaatttaatGGTAATTTCTTGAATTACAAGGATTTATTAATTTACAAATATTAgtataaaaaaatctttttacgAAATTAgacatttattaaaatatattgtttacactaattattttttattagtcgAAAAGTCATATTActgtgaaattaattttttttactaccTTATATTTAAATAGTTATCATTGTGCAAAcacttaatatttttttagagaAGCATGtatgtaattatttaaatataaatgaataattatttaaataaaaaattaaatgtaaaCGTTATTCTGTTAATATAACAAAAATTTAACATTCAATTCAGATAGCATGAACTAATCTGCTAATAGATCAATATCTACcaataattttaactttaatttcgTAAAATGAAAACACGGACTTCAAAATACTCCATCAGTTGCCATTTCTAGCGTGATATATACTCCTATCAAGGACATGAATATTTGAGCATATGGCACAACGGGGAAGCTTTATTTTCATGTCAGGTTTTTGGGTACAAACCTATTTAGAATAAAAAGATTTcgcaataatttaattaatttattttttaaatagaaaaattaaattcctTTTTAAGTTTTCGAAGTATCGATGGTGATGAACACCCTAATAGATTCAAAATATCGATGATCAACAATGAGACAAGGAACTTTACCCTGTTACTTCATCTCCATTAGGTACACAGCACAAGTTAGATATGCCCTCTTGTaaccattaaaattaaataaggcaagataaatatgattttattaCGCTAGTGGTAAACAATAATAACACCCTAATGATGTTCACTACATAGCAACATATTAAAAGTGCAAACTAAGCAGCATGCACTTAAGCTGGGTGAGTTTCCAGGAAGAAATTGTATTTCACCAAATAAAAGCAAGTCATTTTTACCTAAATATCAATTGGCTAGAAAGCTTTACAAGCAATTGACGGTGTAAATTAGCAAGCACTTTTGCCATGAACCTTGTACTAAATGGCTCAGACAAGGTGCGTTCTAAAATTACATGATTGAATCATATGATTtgctaaaaaataaatcataacgTATTTGACACTCACAAGGCTGAAAACTCGACCTCTTGAGTGCAAGGACGATATGCTACAAAAGTATTGTCATTTGAGAAGGATCCAGGGTTGAAACAAGTGATTCCTGTGTATTTGAATGCCTTCTGCTCACTCTTGTCGCCCAAAACAATCTGAGAAGGTTCATCAAATATCTCAAATGAAATTGGCTTCTCACTATAAAATTTACATGGATTATCATCAgttttaaaaggaaaatgaaaTTCCTTTTATCCCTAAATCTAAACTTTGCAATTGGTTAAAAACCTTTCCAGCTACAGTGCCAATCAATGCTTCTCTCAAGAACTCAAAGTCATTCAAATCAATATTTCCTACAAATTGAAGCATTCAAAATAAATCTCCAATCAAATGAACCATGCAACTAGTCATATGCTTTTTACATCTGGCAAAAATGTGTATCCAATGCTCCATATCTGATGTTGCTTTATAGAAAACACGAAGTGATAATGGAAAAATGTCTGAAGAAAGCTATAGCATTACCGTATGTGGAGATGGATATAGATGAAGACAATGATCATAATTCCAGATAATAGGCTGAACAATAAGAGGAAGTGGGCAGAGATGACTTTGATGGGTTATGGTAGCAACCAGCTGTAGAAGTCAAAACTCATTAGTTTCACTGAGC
The genomic region above belongs to Manihot esculenta cultivar AM560-2 chromosome 3, M.esculenta_v8, whole genome shotgun sequence and contains:
- the LOC110611566 gene encoding uncharacterized mitochondrial protein AtMg00820-like, encoding MQNEINVLESNQTWTITPLPIGAKPIGCRWVYKVKFDADGSIERYKERLVAKGYTQRAEFDFQEIFSPVAKHTTIRTLLALAATHGWTLAQLDINNALLNGELHEDVYMDIPLDY